Genomic DNA from Sandaracinaceae bacterium:
CGCCCATGTCCATGGTGTTGCCATCGGAGCTGCCGCAGCCCCCGACCAGCGCGCCCATGAGACCCAGCCCCAGCACCAACCTGCGCCACGGCGCCCCGCACGAAAAGCGATCCATCGGGTCAGTGTACTCGCCCGTTTCGCGCGGGGAAAGAGCGGATCCGCTCAGGAAGCGTGGTCGAGCTTGGCGCGGGCCCCCCACGCGGCACACGTCGTCCGCGCGGCGGCATGATGGTGGGCGGCTTCCTCCGGCCGACCGAGGAGCCGTAGGCTGCGCTCCAACAATTCGTGCGCGGTGACGGTCTCCACCACCCACGCGTTCGCCACGGACTGTGTCAGAGCCTCCTCGAAGGCGCGGTGGGCCCCTTGCAGGTCACCGTCCAAGCGATGCAGCTCGCCTTCCACCAGCAGCACGCGGTGAGCAAAGTTGATGGGAGCCTGCCCCGAGAGTTCACGCAGGGCGGAGAGACTCTCTTCGATGCGCGGCCGGATGTGTGCGCGCTCGGCGTCACTCAGCTCGTCCCACGCGGCTGCGGCCGAGAGCGCCGCGAACTGATGGCACAGTGGGACCATCCAACAGGAGGGCACCGCGTCGAGATGCGCGCGGGCGATCTCGAGGTGCATCGACGCCTCACGGGGGCGCCCGAAGTAGAAGCGCGCCATCCCCATCGCCACACGATGCACACAGATGCTCCCGCGCGCGTCGGTGGCCTCGGCGGCAGCCAGGGCAGCAGCCTCCGAGAAGCGCTCGTCGTCCAGGTTCCATGGCTCCGGCTTGGCCCCGGTCAGCCCCTTCAGCAGCTGCTCGAACGGGGCGTGCAGGTGGATGGCGTTGATCTGCCCGAACGACCGGATCTGCTGGCCGAGCCACAGCGCATCATCGCACAGCGGCGCAAGGCTCTGCCCAGCAGCGAAGGCCATGTACGTGGACATGTGCGCCGCATAGGAGCCATATTCGAAGTCCCCCGTGCGCTGGGCCAGGTCGAAGACCGCGCGCGACGAGACCACCACGGAGCGCAGCGGCACGATCCAAGGGCACACGAAGTTGAACACCACGTGGCGCGTAGCGGCCTCGAGGCTGCGGTCCTCCCAGCGGTCGAGCAGCTTGATGGCCAGCTGCCCCCAGCCGTGAGAGACCGGGAACATGCCGGCCGAGTTGAGGATCAGCCCGAACAACGCCAGCGCGTTGGGCGTGGCCGTGGACAGCCCCTTTTCGATGGACGTGGTCACCAGGTTGCAGGCCATCAGTGCGAGCAGCCGCTGCTGAGCGAAGAACGCAACGGGGCAGAGGCGTACCTGAATGCGCATGGCCGCCAGCACCTGAGGATCGCGCGCGTCGGGCAGCGCCGCGAGGCCCTCCTGTCCGACACGCGTCAGGTCTTCGAGCGCACGACCGAAAGCGGCACCCACGGACGCCTCGTCGGGATCGCGTGGAAGGTGCACCCCCAGCAGCCCGAGCACGGCGAGCCCGGCATCGATGGCCGCGATGTACTCATGGCGGCCGGCGAGCGCGTCGATCTGCACCACCCAGGCCGTCATCTGGTCCAACAGGGTGCGACTGTTCGCCTTCACCTGGGCGATGCGCTCGTCCATGACCGCCCAAGCGGCGTTGAGATACGCTGCCTCCGCAGCACCGGCGTGCAGCCCCAAGCTGGTCTCGTAGTCGCTCGTCCAGCAGTCGTCCGGTAAGAGCGCGATGCCGTCTTCGAAGCAGCGCAGAGCCAGGGGGAACGACGCGGCCTGCCGCGCCTGGCGCCCCGCCAAGAGGTGCATCCGCGCTGCTGCGATGCGCTCCTGAGGTTCACTCAGCAGCGACCCGGCGGCTGCGAGGTGTCGCACCGCGTCGAAGAGCCAAGCACCTGGCGCTGCCTCCTCGACCAGGGTGGAGAGCGATCGGCCGAGCGCGAGGTGCAGGGCGGCCGTGCGCTCGGAAGACAGCTGGGCCAGCACGGACTCGCGCATGCGGTCGTGATAGATGCCCACGCGATCGCCGGCGCGCACGCCCGCGCTCTGCACGAAGTGGGCGCGATGCAGCGCGGAGAGCACACGGGGCACATTGCCATCGAGCCCTGCAGCGCGGCAGGCCACAGTACGGGGGATGGGGTTGTTGGCCACAGCCAGCACCTCGACCAGCGCCCGCTCTGGACCCGGCAGCGCCTGCGCCCGCTGCGCGAGGGCATCGTCGAGGCGCACGGTCCTCGGGTCGCTGCCGCGTTGCTGCGTGGCGGAGAGAGCGAGCTCTTCCAAGAAGAAGGGGACACCCCCCGACTCGGCGGCAATGGCACCTGCCAGCGTCTCGGGCAGACCGAGAGAGCGCAGTGTCAGGCGCGCGAGGTCTTCGGCTTCTGCCGCCGAGAGCGGGCCCAGCTCGAGGAACACCGCGCGGCTCGCGGGCAGTTCGCCCACGGTCGTGAGGAAGCGCGCCGCGTCCGCGGACTCCGCGGCCTCTTTGGGTCGCAGCGACAGCGCGAGCAGGAGCCTCGGGGGCGCCCCGTGCAGGAGCTTCCAAAGCAGCGAGAGGCTGTCCGCGTCGGCCCACTGTAGGTCGTCGATTTCGAGCACCAGCGGCTGCTGCCCAGCGAGCTTCACCAACAGCTGGTAGAGCGCCTCGAGGACGCGCCGACGGAGCTCGAGCGCGGGCACCGTGGTTCCGTCCGACGCCCGCGCACGGCCATGCCGAGCGAGCACGGGAAACACCTGCGTCAGCTCGTCGAACCAGGGAGGGAGGACCCGCGCGAACTCGTGCTCGTCATACGTGGAGAGGCGCACCGCGAGCGCGTCGATCATCCCGTCGAAGGCCTTGTACGGAACCGACTCCCGCTCGTAGCAGCGACCCCGCAGCACCAGCACATCGCGTCCACCCTGCGGCTCGTCGAAGCAGCTGTGCACCAGCGCGCTCTTTCCGAGCCCCGAGCCCCCTTGCACCAGGGCGACGACGCTGGCCCCGTCGCACACGCGCGCGAGCGCGCTCTGGAGCACCTCGCGCTCGCGCGAGCGCCCCACCAAGGGGTGGCCCGACATACTCTCCGCCGTGTGCTGCCGAGCGAAGCCCAGGGCCCCGCGGATCTCGGCGATGGAGGGGCGCTCGTCGGCATGACGCGCCAACAGACGATGGCAGATGTCCGCGATCTCGCGCGGGACGTCGGCGACCACGTTCTCGAGCCGCGGCGCCTGCGGAACGTTGACCCACTTGTCGGCGACGGGCAGTTGCCCGCTGAGCAGCTGGAACATCACGCACCCGAGGGCGAACAGGTCCGACTCCGGCGTGGCCGACGCGCCGATCCATAGCTCGGGTGCCATGTAGGGCGGCGTCCCGATCACCGAGCGTTCGCTGTGCAGCCGGGTGCTCTGGCCGATGCGCTGTGCGAGCCCGAAGTCCAGGATGCGGACGTCGCCGTTGGGCTCCACCAGGATGTTGCTGGGCTTCAGGTCCTGGTGGACCACGCCGCGCTGGTGCAGGTACTCGAGCGCATCCAGGATCTGCGCCAGCGTGTGGCCGAAGAATTCGAGGTCGCACACCGGCGTGTCGATCCTCGGTCCCACGGGCTCGGCCATCGTCTCGGCGTCCGAGCTGACACTCGGCCTCGCCACCCGGGTCGCGGAGTCGGCCGCTCGGAGCACCGCGCGAGGGCCGCTCACGTAGGCGTCGTCGATGGTCCGGCGAATTGGTGAAGAACCACAGTCCGTCGTGGCAGCCCAGTTCGTACAGCGGCACCAGGTTTCGGTGCGAGAGGTCCGCCACCGCGCGGAACTCGTTCTTGAAGAGCAGCAGCCGGTCCGGCGCGATCTCGCGCACGCGCAGCGTCTTGAGCGCCACCCTCCCGCCGTGCTCGGTGTCGATGGCCTCGTAGACGTCACCCATTCCCCCGTGGCCGATGAGGCCGACCACGTCGTAGCGCCCGACGCGCACGGGGACCTTTCCGACGGCTTCTCGCAACGAGGAGGATTCCATGGATGGGTCCGCCCATGAGACACCATTCCCACCGGGTTGAAAAGTCAGACCCGCAAACGCTGGCTAGAGGTGCGCGCTGCCGAGGGGCGCACGTTCGCACGCCAAGAGCGCTTCGTAGTAGCGCCGAGCGGGGTCGCTGAGCGGCCGAGCCGAAAGGACGCGCGCCAACCGCCGCGTCTCGAAGGCCCGCGCGAGCCGCATCTGCAGCACCCAGCGGAGCCGCAACGGGTCCTCCTCCATCAGCAAGCGGTCGCTCGTCTCCTGCAGCCGGGCGTGGACGCGTGCTTCTCGGGAGTCGAGCAGCGCCGCCACGGCAGAAGCGTTCGCACTCAGCGTCGCCTCGAAGTCCGCGCGGAAGGGGTCCAGCAGCTCCGGCCAGCGTGTCGCCACCGACAGACGGATGGCATGGAGCGCGTCTTCCTCCGCCACCAGCTGCTCGTCGATGCGGGCGGCCAGCGTGTCCAGCTGAGCCTCGGCGGACACGCGAGCCGCGGCGACAGCGCTCTCTTCGGCGAGCCCCAGACGCGCGCCCAGTGCGGCGATCACGGCGTCGTCCTCCGGCGTGTTGTAGTTCGTCGGCGGGACCTCGTTGCTCGCCGCGGCTGAGAGGTCGAGCGAACGCAGAAAGCGCTCGCTGGTGGTCGACGGCATGTCGATCGACTCGGAAGCCATGCGTGCGCGCGTGTGCGCCTCGAGCAGCCCGATGCGTCCGTCTGCGTCCAGATCAATCCCGGTGGCGGACTGCCCGTCACGCGTCTGCCCACGCAGCGCGTGCAGCAGGTGCAGCGCGTAGCCCTCTTGGGCTTGGCGGTCGGGGTTCGCGTCGCAACCGTTGGACTCGTGCTCGGCCGAGGTGGCGAAGAGCCCGCACGCGCCATGCCGGGCCGGACCCGCGCTGACGTCGGCGCCCGCGAAGGCGAGCTCGGCGAAGCCGCCACCGAAGCACGCCGTGATGACGAAGCGCGCGCTGCGCCGTGCATCCGGGCTGGCCACTGCGGCGGCGAGCTCGCGGGCGTCGAACGAGCTGTCCTCCCAGAGCAACACGTAGTTCTCGGCGGGGCTCTCGCCCACGTCTCCGTGCGCCGCGATGAACACGTCCAGCCGCTCCCCTGGGAGCGCCAGCTGCCCCTGCAGGGTGGCCAACACGGCGGCGGCCTCCGCCGGCGCGTCCACTTTCAGACGCGGGATGCGAAAGCGCGCGTCACGCTCCGGGCGAGGGTCGAGGAGCCTGCCCAGCTCGGCACGCAGGCCCTGGTGGGCGTCGCCATCGGGCTCGGCCGCAGGGTCCAGCACCTGAACGGCGCGCACCCCCGGCCCCCCCGCGAACAGCACGGCCCCCGGCACCTCGCGCGCGCCCGCCAGCTCGACGAACAGCGCGAGGTCCTGCTCGAGCTGCACCTGGGTGGCGGTCGGGTCGGCGCCACCACCCACAGCGAGCCAACGCAGCACCCCACGCTGAGAGAGGTCCACGGCCGCGAAGGACCGACCCGCGACCGTGCCCGCGCGCTCGGTGGCGACACTCACGCTGTTGCCCGACGGCGCCGACGCCGGCGTCGTGGCCGCTCCGTGCTGGGCCGACCAGGTGGCGAACAGGGTCCCCCCGGCGACCCCGCCCAACACGAACAGCAGCGCTCCGCGTGCGCCCGGCCCAGCCCACCACCTGTCTCGTCGCTCGCTGCCGGCCGGGTTCATGGGGCCTGCGTATCAGCTCGCTTCCATGCATGCTATCCCTCTCCGCGTGTCGCGTGCCCTGCCCCGCTTCGTGCCCCTCTCCGCGAGCGAGCTCGCGCAGGCCCAGCCGAGCACCGTCCTGTTCCTGGGCGACGTCCGCGTGGAGCAGGGTCCCGAGGGCGCAGCTGCGCGGCTGGTCCAGGCCACGGGCGGCACACTGCCAGGCCGCTTGGAGTCAGGAGCGGCCGCCGGTCAGCCCACCATCACGGCGCGCGCGGTGCGTGGCGACGGAACAGTGCTGGACGTGTCGCTCGGGCCGCTGCTGGGCGGCGTGTCGTCCCCTCCCGTCGCCGGCGTGTTCGTCTACGGCACGCTGATGCACGGCGAAGAGCGCGAAGGAGCCATCCGCAGCGTGCTGCCATCCGTCGCCCCGGTCGACGGATGGGTGACGGGCGCGCTCGTCCACTTGGGCGCCTGGCCCGGCCTCGTCGGCGGCGAGGGTCGCGTCCACGGGGAGCTGTTCCTCACCCCGGAGCTCGCACCGCTGCTGGCCGTGTTGGACCCCATCGAGGACTTCACGGGGTTCCACACGCTGCCCACCGAGTACGTGCGCGTGGTGCTCCCCGTGGCCACGGTCAGCGGGCGAGTGTGGGCTTGGGGCTATCGCTACGTCGGCGACATCACCCACGCTCTCCCCATCCCCGGTGGCCGCTGGCGCGACGCACCACGCCGCCTGGGGAATGCACGCCGCTCGTGACGCGGTATAGGGAGACCATGTCCGCGCGCCCTCTCCCGCTGCTGCCCGCGCTCGTGATCGCTACCGCCCTGGCCGAGGCCCTGGGCCTTGTCGTCGCGCGGGCGCTCTCCGTGCTGGTGGCCAACGCCGCCGTCGAGCCCGGCAGCACGGCCGCGAGCTTCTTGCCGCTGCTGGGCGTGCTGGGGGGGCTGCTCGAGGGGCTCATGCTGGGTGTGGCCCAGGGTGTGGTCCTGGCGCGACACGGATACACCAACGTCCGTTCGTTCGCGTTGGCCTCCACGCTCGGGATGGGCATCGCGTGGGGCCTGGTCATGGTGCTGGCGGCGCTCGAGCCCGCCGTGCCCACGTCGCCGGGGCTCGACTTGCTGGTGGCCATGCTGGCGGGGGCTGGGCTCGGAGCCATCCTAGGCCTGCTCCAGCGGCGCGTGCTCTCGCCCGTGCCCGGACGCTTCGCGCTGCACAGCGCGCTCGGCTGGTGCGCCGGCTTGGTCGCCACCCTCTTCGTGGAGCAGTTCGTGCCCACCGCCGCGTCGGACGGCTACAGCTTCGCGGCCAGCGCGCTGGGCGGGGCGCTCACCGGCGGCATCGTGGGCCTGGTCGTCGGCGGGGCCTTTCCACGCACCCGGCTCGTCGCGCCCGACGTCGCCTGAAGCGCGGCTCCGCGCCGCGGCCACGGTGCGCACCCCGCAGCGGGCTGCTACGGTCGCCCCAGATGACCAAGTCGATCGGTATCGGGCTCGTGGGTTGTGGCGTTGTGGGGACGGGGCTCCTCCAGCTGCTGAAGGAGAACGCGTCTGCCATCGAGGGCCGCCTCGGCGTGCCGCTCGACGTGCGCCGCATCGCCGTGCGCGACATCGGGAGCGTGCGCAGCGAGCTGGTGCCGCGCGAGAAGCTCACCACGGACCCGATGGAGCTCGTGAACGACCCCGAGATCCAGGTCATCGTCGAGGTCATGGGCGGCGTCGAGCGGGCGTACGAGGTGGTGCGCGCCGCCATCTTGGCCGGCAAGCACGTGGTCACCGCCAACAAGGCGCTGCTCGCCGAGCGCGGCGCCGAGATCTGGAACCTCGCCGAAGAGCAGGGCGTGGACCTCTACTACGAGGCGGCCGTGGCCGGCGGCATCCCCATCATCCGCGTGCTGCGCGAGGCGCTCGCGTCGGAGCGCATCCTGGCCATCCGCGGCATCGTGAACGGCACCAGCAACTACATCCTCTCGCGCATGACCGAGGAGGGGCTCTCGTTCGACGTGGCCCTCGCCGAGGCGCAGGCCGCGGGCTACGCCGAAGCCGACCCCACGCTCGACGTGGGGGGCGGCGACGCGTGCCACAAGATCGCCATCCTCGCGACGCTGGCCTTCGGGCAGCGCGTGCCGGCCGACCAAATCCCCACCGAGGGCATCGACCGCCTCTCGCCCGTGGACATCACCTTCGCGCGGCGGCTCGGCTTCATCATCAAGCCGCTCGCCGTGGCGCGCGTGGCCGGCGACGCCCTCGACTTGCGCGTGCACCCTGCCCTGGTCCCCGTGGAGGCCACCTTGGCCACCGTGCACGGCGCCCTCAACGCCGTGGCCATCGAAGGCGCGCTCTTGGGCCCCGTGCTCATGAGCGGCCCCGGCGCAGGCGCTGGCCCCACCGCCACCAGCGTGGCGGGCGACGTGCTGGACATCGCGCGCAACCTCGAGTGCCGCGCGCACTCGCGCGTGCCGGCGCGAGGCTTCCGCCGCGTGGCGCTGAGCGACGCCAAGCTGCGCGACATCGGCGACCATCGCGGCCGCTTCTACCTGCGCCTCACGGTGGACGACCGCCCGGGCGTGCTCGGCGCGGTGACCAGCGCCCTGGGCGACAACGACGTGTCCATCGAGCAGATGTTCCAAGAGGGCGGCTGGCAGCGCGGCAAGCGCAGCGACACCGGCCCCGTCTCCGTGGTGCTGCTCACGCACCGCGCCACGGAGCGCAACGTGCGGGCCGCCCTGGCCGTCATCGAACAGCACGACGCCATCGTGGCCCCCACCCAGCTGCTGCGCATCGAGGAGTAGCGCCTCGCGCGGGAGCAGCGCGGCGCTCGCGAGCGTGGCGCGCCAGCAGGTGGTGGGTGTTGGCGCCTCGCCGCAGCTGGCAGGGCGCAGCGCTTCGGCGTGGAGCTCTTGCTCCACCTCCACCCGCACCGCACCGCCAAGGGTCTCTAGCGTGACCTGCCGCGTGCTGCCGACGCTCACCGAGTGCAGTTCGCCCACCACAGCCTCGAAGGCACGTTCGTCGGTCTCCGTGCGGTAGGCCACGCTGGCAGCCTGCACCCACGCGGGGTCCTTGGTGCAGCCGCGCAGCCGCGCAGGAGTGTGCACGCGGTGCTGTCCCTGGGCGCTCAGGAAGGCCTCGGCTTCGTCCACGCCCACGCGCCCGTAGCAGTGCCCATCGGGCAGGCTCAGCACCACCGGCGCGAAGCGGTGTCCACCCAGGTGGCTCGTCTGCCAGGTGACGGGAAGCTCCGAGGCGGAGTGCGCGCCGCTCCCGGCCACGAGCGCATCGAACAGGGGGTTGCCCTGCAGCGCGCAGCAGACGTCGCGGCGGCCGTGCGTGCACACGAGGGTCAGCGCCCGGCCCTCGGGCGTGGCGCCCGGCAGCGCGCCGTTGGTGAGCCAGGAACCCACGTCCACGCTGGGCAAGTCTTCCAGGCGCTCGAGCGGGAGGCGCGACACGAAGTGGCCGACTCGACAGAGGTACACGGCGATGCTCCCGCGCGTCCGCCGCGGCGCACGGATGAACTGCAGGCGGAGCCCCGGGTGGCTTGCTCCACGGTTGCCAAGAAGGCGCGCACGGCCTCGGGCAGCTCGCTCGCCAGAATCTTGCTGGCCCAGCTCCCGCGTACCTCCACCAACAAGAAAGCCGACGCCTCGGGCGCGGTGCCCAGCATCGGCTCGCCTTGCTCGGCGCTCACCAGCGCGCAGCGCGCGCCGCTCACTTTTCCGCGGGGATGGGCAGCGGACGCGCCATCTCTTCGGCGGCGGCGTCCGTACGCCCCTGCCGTCCCGCAGCGATCTTGGCGTTCCAGGCCTCGTGCTGCGCGGAGTACCCCGCCAGCAAGCGCTCGATCTGGCCGGCAAGCGCCGTCCACTGCGCCTTCTCGGCCGGGGCCGTGGCCGCAGCGAGCGCTGCACCCACCTGCTCCGAAGCGAAGCGCATGCGCGCCGCCGCCTCGTAGAAGTTGTCGCGTTTCGCGAACCCGGCCGCCTGGTTGAGCCAGACGGCGACGGTCTGCGTGTCGAGGGAGTCGGTGTGGTTGGCCATAGAGTGCTCGCGAACCGGTGTGATACCAGACCCGCGCGCCGGAGTCAGCCCTTGAGGGCCTCTGCGCCGCCGATGATCTCCATCAGCTCGGTGGTGATGGCCGCCTGACGCGCTCGGTTGTACTTGAGCGTGAGCCGGTCGATCATGTCGGAGGCGTTGTTGGTGGCGGAGTCCATGGCGGTCATACGTGCGCCGTGCTCGGAGGCCACGGACTCGAGCAGGCCGCGGAACACCTCGACCTCGACGTACATGGGCAGCAGCCGGTCCAGCAGCTCGGGCTTGCCGGGCTCGTAGATGAAGTCGCCACCGACGTCGCCGCCTTCGGGGACTTCCGCCGGCACGATGGGCAGGAGGGACTCCACCCGCACGTCCTGCGAGATGGCGCTCTTGAACTCGTTGTAGACGAGGTAGCAAGCGTCGAGGTTCTCGGAGGTGTACTCGTCGATGATGAAGCGAGCGATCTCTCCGGCGCGCTCGACCGAGAGGTTCTCGAACACCCCGGTGAACTCGTGGCGGATGTCCGCGTCACGGCGACGCAGGTGGTCGCGACCCTTGCGGCCGATGACCGCGAAGCAGACCTTCACGCCCGCCGCCTCGAGCTCGCGCCAGCGGCGGTCCGTGGCCTTGGTGATGCCCGAGTTGAACGCGCCCGCGAGACCGCGGTCGCTCGTGATGACCACGAGCATGACGTTCTTCTCGGCACGCCGCTGGAGCAGCGGGTGCATGGTCTCGGCCTCGTCCTCGTTGGTGCGCGCCGCGACCGAGCTCAAGACCTCGTAGGTCTTGATGGCGTAGGGGCGCAGCTCTTGGATGGCCTGCTGCGCCTTGCGGAGCCTCGCGGCGGCCACCAGCTTCATCGCGCGCGTGATCTTCTGCGTGCTCTTGACGCTGCCGATCCGCTTGCGAATCTCTTTGAGGTTCGCCATGGCGGCTTACTTCTTTCCGGCTTCGAACGTGGCGGAGAAGGCCTCGAGCGCGCTCTCGATTTCCTTCTCGAGGTCGCCGTCGATCTTGCCCTTGCTCGAGATGGTCTCGAGGATGGACTTGCGCTCGGACTTCAGCCACGAGAGCAGCTCGGACTCGAAGCGCTTGATGGCGTGGAGCGGGAGCTTGTCCAGGTAACCGTGCGTGCCCGCGAAGATGGCGACCACCTGCTCGGCCACGGGGACCGGCTGGTACTGGCCCTGCTTCAGGAGCTCGGTGAGGCGCTCACCGCGCGCAAGCTGCTGCTGGGTGGCGGCGTCCAGGTCCGACGCGAACTGCGCGAAGGCCTGCATGGCGCGGAACTGAGCCAGCTCGAGGCGCAGCGTGCCGGCCACCTGCTTCATGGCCTTGATCTGCGCGTTACCGCCGACGCGGGACACGGAGATACCCACGTTGATGGCCGGGCGCACACCCGAGTTGAAGAGGTCGGACTCGAGGAAGATCTGGCCGTCCGTGATGGAGATGACGTTCGTCGGGATGTAGGCCGACACGTCGCCGCCCTGCGTCTCGATGATGGGGAGCGCGGTGAGCGAGCCGCCCGAGTCCGGGATCTTCTTGGCGACCTTGGTGCCGCCAGCGGCCTTGGCGGCCTTCTCGGCCTCGTGCTTGGCCTCGCCGCCCATGAAGACCTCACGGCCAGCGCGCGTGGGCTCCTCGTCCTTGTCGAAAACGGCCCACTCTTCGGCCATCTTGGCGGCGCGCTCCAGCAGGCGGCTGTGCACGTAGAACACGTCACCCGGGTACGCCTCGCGGCCCGGCGGGCGGCGGAGGAGCAGCGAGAGCTCGCGGTAGGCCACGGCCTGCTTCGAGAGGTCGTCGTAGATGCAGAGCGCGTGCATGCCGTTGTCACGGAAGTACTCGCCCATGGTCACGCCGGTGTAGGGCGCGATGAACTGCAGCGGGGCGGCCTCGGAGGCGCCGGACACCACCACGATGGTGTACTCGAGCGCGCCGGCGGCGCGGAGCTTCTCGACCACGTTCGACACGGTCGACTGCTTCTGACCGATCGCCACGTAGACGCAGAACATGTTCTGCCCCTTTTGGTTGATGATCGCGTCGATGGCGACGGCGGTCTTGCCCGTCTGGCGGTCGCCGATGATGAGCTCGCGCTGACCGCGACCCACCGGCACCATGGCGTCGATGGCCTTGAGGCCCGTCTGCATGGGCTCGGTCACCGGCTGGCGGCCGATGATGCCGGGCGCCTTCAGCTCGATGCGGCGCGTGAGCTTGGCCTCGATCGGGCCCTTGCCGTCGATGGGCTGGCCGAGCGAGTTCACCACGCGACCGACCAGCTCCTTGCCGACCGGAACCTCGACGATGCGGCCGGTGCGCTTGACCGTGTCGCCCTCGCGAATGGAGCGCGAGTTGCCGAGCAGGGCCACACCCACGTTGTCCGTCTCGAGGTTGAGGATCATGCCCAACAACCCGCCGGGGAACTCGACGAGCTCGCCGGCCATCGCGCTCTCGAGGCCGTGGACGCGCGCGATGCCGTCACCGACCGTGAGCACCGTGCCGGTCTCCACGACGTCGACCGCCTTGTCGTAGTTGGCGATCTGCTGCTTGATGATGTTCGAGATTTCTTCGGCGCGAAGCTGCATTGGGGGCTCCCTAGGGTGAGCGGCCGTGAGGCTGAGGTTTTACTGAGCGAGGAGCTGCTCTTTGAGCTCGGTGAGGCGATTGCGAACGCTGCCGTCGAAGACCTTGTCGCCGACCCGCGTGATGACACCAGCGATGATCGACGGGTCCTGCTTGCGGACGACGACGACCTTCTTGCCGGTGACCTTCTCGAGCACCTTCTGGAGCTCGAGGTAGTACTTCTCGGGCATGGGCGCCGCGGTGGTGACCTCGGCCTCCACCTGCCCCGTGGCCGTCTGCGCCAGCCCGTTGAACGCGGCTGCCAGCTCGGGCAGCAGCGCCATGCGGCCACGGTCGGCCAGCAGCTTGAGCGTGTTCTTGAGGAGCGGCGGTGCAGCCAAGCGGGTGGCTACCTGGTCCAGCACCTTCTGGCGCGACTCGGCGGACACCGAGGGGTTCTCGAACAGGTCGCGGAGCGTGTCGCTGCTGGCCCACGTCTCGGCGAAGGCGGCCAGCGCCTT
This window encodes:
- a CDS encoding AAA family ATPase, with amino-acid sequence MSGPRAVLRAADSATRVARPSVSSDAETMAEPVGPRIDTPVCDLEFFGHTLAQILDALEYLHQRGVVHQDLKPSNILVEPNGDVRILDFGLAQRIGQSTRLHSERSVIGTPPYMAPELWIGASATPESDLFALGCVMFQLLSGQLPVADKWVNVPQAPRLENVVADVPREIADICHRLLARHADERPSIAEIRGALGFARQHTAESMSGHPLVGRSREREVLQSALARVCDGASVVALVQGGSGLGKSALVHSCFDEPQGGRDVLVLRGRCYERESVPYKAFDGMIDALAVRLSTYDEHEFARVLPPWFDELTQVFPVLARHGRARASDGTTVPALELRRRVLEALYQLLVKLAGQQPLVLEIDDLQWADADSLSLLWKLLHGAPPRLLLALSLRPKEAAESADAARFLTTVGELPASRAVFLELGPLSAAEAEDLARLTLRSLGLPETLAGAIAAESGGVPFFLEELALSATQQRGSDPRTVRLDDALAQRAQALPGPERALVEVLAVANNPIPRTVACRAAGLDGNVPRVLSALHRAHFVQSAGVRAGDRVGIYHDRMRESVLAQLSSERTAALHLALGRSLSTLVEEAAPGAWLFDAVRHLAAAGSLLSEPQERIAAARMHLLAGRQARQAASFPLALRCFEDGIALLPDDCWTSDYETSLGLHAGAAEAAYLNAAWAVMDERIAQVKANSRTLLDQMTAWVVQIDALAGRHEYIAAIDAGLAVLGLLGVHLPRDPDEASVGAAFGRALEDLTRVGQEGLAALPDARDPQVLAAMRIQVRLCPVAFFAQQRLLALMACNLVTTSIEKGLSTATPNALALFGLILNSAGMFPVSHGWGQLAIKLLDRWEDRSLEAATRHVVFNFVCPWIVPLRSVVVSSRAVFDLAQRTGDFEYGSYAAHMSTYMAFAAGQSLAPLCDDALWLGQQIRSFGQINAIHLHAPFEQLLKGLTGAKPEPWNLDDERFSEAAALAAAEATDARGSICVHRVAMGMARFYFGRPREASMHLEIARAHLDAVPSCWMVPLCHQFAALSAAAAWDELSDAERAHIRPRIEESLSALRELSGQAPINFAHRVLLVEGELHRLDGDLQGAHRAFEEALTQSVANAWVVETVTAHELLERSLRLLGRPEEAAHHHAAARTTCAAWGARAKLDHAS
- the atpG gene encoding ATP synthase F1 subunit gamma, producing the protein MANLKEIRKRIGSVKSTQKITRAMKLVAAARLRKAQQAIQELRPYAIKTYEVLSSVAARTNEDEAETMHPLLQRRAEKNVMLVVITSDRGLAGAFNSGITKATDRRWRELEAAGVKVCFAVIGRKGRDHLRRRDADIRHEFTGVFENLSVERAGEIARFIIDEYTSENLDACYLVYNEFKSAISQDVRVESLLPIVPAEVPEGGDVGGDFIYEPGKPELLDRLLPMYVEVEVFRGLLESVASEHGARMTAMDSATNNASDMIDRLTLKYNRARQAAITTELMEIIGGAEALKG
- a CDS encoding gamma-glutamylcyclotransferase gives rise to the protein MSRALPRFVPLSASELAQAQPSTVLFLGDVRVEQGPEGAAARLVQATGGTLPGRLESGAAAGQPTITARAVRGDGTVLDVSLGPLLGGVSSPPVAGVFVYGTLMHGEEREGAIRSVLPSVAPVDGWVTGALVHLGAWPGLVGGEGRVHGELFLTPELAPLLAVLDPIEDFTGFHTLPTEYVRVVLPVATVSGRVWAWGYRYVGDITHALPIPGGRWRDAPRRLGNARRS
- a CDS encoding F0F1 ATP synthase subunit alpha — protein: MQLRAEEISNIIKQQIANYDKAVDVVETGTVLTVGDGIARVHGLESAMAGELVEFPGGLLGMILNLETDNVGVALLGNSRSIREGDTVKRTGRIVEVPVGKELVGRVVNSLGQPIDGKGPIEAKLTRRIELKAPGIIGRQPVTEPMQTGLKAIDAMVPVGRGQRELIIGDRQTGKTAVAIDAIINQKGQNMFCVYVAIGQKQSTVSNVVEKLRAAGALEYTIVVVSGASEAAPLQFIAPYTGVTMGEYFRDNGMHALCIYDDLSKQAVAYRELSLLLRRPPGREAYPGDVFYVHSRLLERAAKMAEEWAVFDKDEEPTRAGREVFMGGEAKHEAEKAAKAAGGTKVAKKIPDSGGSLTALPIIETQGGDVSAYIPTNVISITDGQIFLESDLFNSGVRPAINVGISVSRVGGNAQIKAMKQVAGTLRLELAQFRAMQAFAQFASDLDAATQQQLARGERLTELLKQGQYQPVPVAEQVVAIFAGTHGYLDKLPLHAIKRFESELLSWLKSERKSILETISSKGKIDGDLEKEIESALEAFSATFEAGKK
- a CDS encoding homoserine dehydrogenase, which translates into the protein MTKSIGIGLVGCGVVGTGLLQLLKENASAIEGRLGVPLDVRRIAVRDIGSVRSELVPREKLTTDPMELVNDPEIQVIVEVMGGVERAYEVVRAAILAGKHVVTANKALLAERGAEIWNLAEEQGVDLYYEAAVAGGIPIIRVLREALASERILAIRGIVNGTSNYILSRMTEEGLSFDVALAEAQAAGYAEADPTLDVGGGDACHKIAILATLAFGQRVPADQIPTEGIDRLSPVDITFARRLGFIIKPLAVARVAGDALDLRVHPALVPVEATLATVHGALNAVAIEGALLGPVLMSGPGAGAGPTATSVAGDVLDIARNLECRAHSRVPARGFRRVALSDAKLRDIGDHRGRFYLRLTVDDRPGVLGAVTSALGDNDVSIEQMFQEGGWQRGKRSDTGPVSVVLLTHRATERNVRAALAVIEQHDAIVAPTQLLRIEE
- a CDS encoding F0F1 ATP synthase subunit delta; the encoded protein is MSNATISRRYAKALLELAEEAKQTPTVHKALAAFAETWASSDTLRDLFENPSVSAESRQKVLDQVATRLAAPPLLKNTLKLLADRGRMALLPELAAAFNGLAQTATGQVEAEVTTAAPMPEKYYLELQKVLEKVTGKKVVVVRKQDPSIIAGVITRVGDKVFDGSVRNRLTELKEQLLAQ